The Phaseolus vulgaris cultivar G19833 chromosome 5, P. vulgaris v2.0, whole genome shotgun sequence genomic interval TATCACATCATTGGACTtagttaaaaagaaaagaaaaatctcATAATATTGTTCACCATAAGATCACTTTTACAATCCATGCTTGTCTCCAAGTGAAACAAAATTGAGAGAAAGGGACAGAGATTGGTGCAAACTATGtatgaacaaaaaaaaagtcaaatgaAAAGAATCATTATACactttcaaattaataaaacaaatcatGAAGATCAAGGGAAAGGGAAAATATTCCAAAAGGGCAAACAATTTTGACAAAGGGAGTTTTGCAAATTGCATAATATGGCTGTTGTCATAGATCAGACTTAAATGGGGCACCTGCTGCAGAAATCCATTTATCTCCATGTAGAAAACCCTTGATGGTAAACTTTCTGGCTTGTTCACTGGTAATGGTTCTCAAACCCTTCCACTTCACCCTATTCTTTGTTGAAGAACCAGGTCCAACATTCTGAAATTCTGCATAGAAAATAGTGTTTGGAGCAGAGTTCCCTGTCCATGGTAACCAGCCTTTGGGGTTCACAAAACCTTCCATTCTGGATTTCATGTACACGGTGGTTGAGTAATTCTTCCAGGGTCTTCCAAGATATGTCTGGACAGAACTCAAGTTACCAAAGGGTGAAATGCTGCAATTCTGAATGGAGATCCCAGTGTTCATGTTAGGGTCAGTTTTTCCCTGAGCTGTGATTGTAATTTGCTGGCCATGCATTGGCAACTTTGGCCTAATATTGCAGTTTTGGATCACAACAGCAGAATTTCCAAAAATGAAATCAACAGTGCCATAGATGTTGCATTCTCTGTAGAATTGGCGGTTGGAATGAGCATAGAGAGTATCCTGAAATGCATCAATGTGGCACCTATAGTAAACTGCTTGATCAGCACTTGTCATTAGTGCTACTGCTTGATGCTTCTGTGGACCAGCAGTGTTCCGAAAACCAATATCCCTAGCTATGAAATTCCTTCCAAATACAGCTGATTGCACCCAACAAATCACAAACAAAATTTTTCCTAGTTATCCCAACTGTGTTTATGAATTGATACACATTAAATTTGAAGCCTAATTCAATTTCATGCACAAATAATGTAAAGGTCTTTACACAACTAACCAATGAAAAATCATCTTAGGTAGGACTTCAAAAATAGTCATGAAAAAGTAAGTATTCTGCATGCAATCTGGACTTATTGACAGTGTGAAATCTTTGCAAGGTTAGTGTATTATAATGAAATTCTTAGTTGAATAATACCTTTTTCTGTTCTTTTTTGTcaattttagttttcttttctaTAAAGGTCTTAGAAGATAGACTTTAGAAAATAGATTTTAAGCCTAAAAGGAATGAGTATAATTTTCACTGACCAAATGTTGCTGTTGAAAATGTTGGTGTGCCATCCACAAAGTTAAGGCTAGCAGATACAATAGTAGAAGTCATTCCATCACCAATGATCATTACATTCCATTTGGTCTTCTCAACCCTCACATTTTCATAGTAAACCCCTCTCTTCACATAGATCACAGTCCTCTTGTTACTCTCATTAGGAACATGTTTAAGTGCATCagaaattttcttatatttccCACTGCCATCTTTGGCCACAACAATGTCAGCTTTCTTCCTCAAATCCTCTGTCAGAAGGAGCCTCCTATCGTTTGAAGGAAGCCACTCTGGTGCTTCATTCTGATGATGTAAACTCAGTAAGCGCCTAAGGTTCAGTGTGGTTGCAGCCTTGTTGATCCATGTAATGATGGCAAGACTGTTACTGGTGAACTGCGTAGAATTTTTAAGATAGCTTACTACACTTTTCTTAATTGCTTCTTTTCCATCTTCAAATCCTTCAATACAAGTCTGCTGGTATGTACCTATTTCAACACACAACAAAACAAATTCTACAGTTGTTGTTATCAAGCAAAAGGGACACAAAATAAGAAAGTTGGTCAAGTGAAAACATCGTAGTTACTTGCCAAGAAACATCCTTGGATGCATGTCTATAACATCTGACTATGctagcatatatatatatatatacttataattaatatatagtaCCTGCAGCACTTAACCATGTTTCAAGATCATCAAAAACTTCAAGAAGAGAAAACTTTTCCCCTGATGTCAAAGAGCTATTCAGATGGTCAACCGCAAGATCCAAAAGCTCCCTGCAATTTTTGAAAGCCTCCTTAGTCCTGTTGTCCTTCGCCACCCCATTGAAAACTCCATGATCACTGAGATAATCAGCAGCTTTGGACACTTCAGATAAGGCCACCTTCATTGACAACATGAACAGCTCCTGAGGCTGAAGCTGCCTTGAGTCCACAGCAGAACCAAGGCTGCTATAGCACGAGTCCTTGTACAATGTCACATCACAAACAGCCTTCACTGAATTTGTCACAGTGTGAGCATCATTGGCACCTTCTGAGGAGTTGGTGCTGCCAAGAATGCAAAATACAGCAGCAAAAACAACACCTGCTAGAACTATTGAGGACAACCCTATGATTGTGATTCTCTTCCTGGTTTTCCTCCTTGTCTCCAACACCCTTTGCTCATGCTCATCAACTTTCCCATAGGATTTGAAGGATGACATGCTGAAAACTTGTGTTGTACTCTCAAGAATATTGTTGAGGTAGATTATGTGAAATCTTTAAAAAGTATAATCACATTCTCCAACACTACTTCTATCTTATATACTCTATTGTTGAAACAAAATTGTTTGAATTTTCAAGAGTTGTTTAACATAATCTGTGAAGTATATTAGTGTGAGGAGCAGTGTAGTAGCACGCCACACTATTAATACGTGCAAGGCACTAAAAACCTTATATTTTGTATCTGCATCTTTAAATGGAGTGCATGACATGTTAGAGAGTGTTACATTATTGATTAACTAATTAATTagttttgttgttgttattattattattattttggttttattttccaATGTTGAAACAATTGACTTTAAAAATAGaatattgaaataattttggTGAAAAACTTCAACTAAGAAAAACACAAAGTCAAACCTACACAATCCTTGAAGAATTATACATATACCTGAGCTcttacaataatttaaaataattcgcacgtacatttattatattaaataagagAAAAATGAGTAGATAGAAACTGTACTATTATTTTAtcagaattaaaaaattattatatttatgttattctTACACAATAACCTTAATTAAAAGACATGTACAAGAGGAGATTATTCTTACAATGAATCAAAGtgtcaaaaagaaaaaatagtcaAATCTGTAAAGAAAACAATATTAACAAATGTGACCTCTGTAgttgtatttaattttagtgGCTACTAGATTGCAAGTTAAGTTTATAAACATGACCTGGAGTATTATTTCTTATTTGCATTAGTTCTTAGTTTTATTTTACCAttggcaaattcttcctacaccccaaTCATTTTCAACCTCCACCCtacacaattttaaattttcaaaaatttgcttcattcta includes:
- the LOC137834671 gene encoding probable pectinesterase/pectinesterase inhibitor 46, producing MSSFKSYGKVDEHEQRVLETRRKTRKRITIIGLSSIVLAGVVFAAVFCILGSTNSSEGANDAHTVTNSVKAVCDVTLYKDSCYSSLGSAVDSRQLQPQELFMLSMKVALSEVSKAADYLSDHGVFNGVAKDNRTKEAFKNCRELLDLAVDHLNSSLTSGEKFSLLEVFDDLETWLSAAGTYQQTCIEGFEDGKEAIKKSVVSYLKNSTQFTSNSLAIITWINKAATTLNLRRLLSLHHQNEAPEWLPSNDRRLLLTEDLRKKADIVVAKDGSGKYKKISDALKHVPNESNKRTVIYVKRGVYYENVRVEKTKWNVMIIGDGMTSTIVSASLNFVDGTPTFSTATFAVFGRNFIARDIGFRNTAGPQKHQAVALMTSADQAVYYRCHIDAFQDTLYAHSNRQFYRECNIYGTVDFIFGNSAVVIQNCNIRPKLPMHGQQITITAQGKTDPNMNTGISIQNCSISPFGNLSSVQTYLGRPWKNYSTTVYMKSRMEGFVNPKGWLPWTGNSAPNTIFYAEFQNVGPGSSTKNRVKWKGLRTITSEQARKFTIKGFLHGDKWISAAGAPFKSDL